Proteins encoded together in one Amblyomma americanum isolate KBUSLIRL-KWMA chromosome 1, ASM5285725v1, whole genome shotgun sequence window:
- the LOC144128493 gene encoding uncharacterized protein LOC144128493, translating to MKVRSFSCELCPKHFVILRDLRRHHVDEHNFEEEVENLVFDSNTEFCTWKDGEESRTCCHFIASTGRKESASSVFKRYLHCHRSGTHKELPIEQRQRQKKGQGSCRIGKHCFATLEVTEKDSKVYVVFQKKHYGHFNEVCHQRLSQDEARVLAGRLAEGVPAKTVVHNIRAGTSGSSPRMQLVTTKDLRNIADKFRIGKEEQRNPDDFKSVDLWVEEMRAENESPLLYYMKKGDPNSHDGDLELALMTFPQRELLSKLGTEKLCIDSTHGTNKYKFQLTTLLTISEDGSGIPCAYVISKRVNMGTMVRFFEAIKKKQTNTVQCQAFMSDDAPVYGNAWEQVMGTLKSRLLCSWHVLHNWGARLNTVTNKDCRDTIRDMLHTLMKCTDETEFQQLLPAFLSIYSKEQQLNRLAPKELEELDGFISVTALNTFQGKCSK from the exons ATGAAGGTACGGTCGTTCTCGTGCGAATTGTGTCCGAAGCATTTTGTCATTCTTCGTGACCTGCGGCGGCACCATGTGGACGAACACAACTTCGAGGAAGAAGTGGAGAATCTAGTCTTCGACTCTAATACAG AATTTTGCACCTGGAAAGATGGAGAAGAAAGCAGAACTTGCTGTCATTTCATAGCTTcaacaggaaggaaagaaagcgcaTCAAGCGTTTTCAAACGCTACCTGCATTGCCACCGTTCCGGCACGCACAAAGAGCTTCCTATAGAACAGCGCCAAAGGCAGAAAAAGGGGCAAGGAAGCTGCAGAATTGGCAAGCATTGCTTTGCAACTCTAGAGGTTACGGAGAAAGACAGCAAAGTATATGTAGTGTTTCAAAAGAAACACTACGGACACTTCAATGAAGTCTGCCACCAGAGGCTGTCCCAGGATGAGGCCAGAGTGCTTGCAG GTCGGTTAGCAGAAGGAGTGCCCGCAAAAACCGTTGTGCACAACATCCGAGCAGGCACAAGTGGATCAAGCCCACGGATGCAACTTGTGACCACTAAGGACCTCCGCAACATTGCAGATAAGTTTAGGATTGGCAAAGAAGAGCAGAGAAATCCAGACGATTTTAAAAGTGTTGACTTATGGGTCGAAGAAATGAGGGCGGAAAACGAGTCACCACTGTTGTATTACATGAAGAAGGGTGACCCCAACAGTCATGATGGTGACCTTGAGCTAGCGTTAATGACATTCCCACAACGAGAGTTACTTTCTAAATTGGGGACAGAGAAACTGTGCATTGACTCCACCCATGGCACAAATAAGTACAAATTTCAACTGACAACCCTGCTCACAATTTCTGAAGACGGATCTGGTATCCCGTGTGCCTATGTGATTTCAAAAAGGGTGAACATGGGCACCATggtgaggtttttcgaggccatcaaaaaaaaacaaacaaacacagtACAGTGTCAGGCATTTATGTCTGATGATGCCCCTGTTTATGGCAATGCATGGGAGCAGGTGATGGGTACCCTGAAGAGTCGACTGCTTTGCAGCTGGCACGTGCTGCACAACTGGGGCGCGCGCCTGAATACGGTCACAAACAAGGACTGCAGGGATACAATAAGGGACATGCTACACACTCTGATGAAGTGCACAGATGAGACAGAGTTTCAACAGTTGCTCCCTGCGTTTCTTAGCATTTATTCCAAAGAGCAGCAGCTTAATCGCCTTGCTCCAAAGGAGCTGGAAGAGCTGGATGGCTTCATCAg